The window AGATGAAACCCGGCTTCAAGTGGTTGCCTGTAAGGGTGGAATATTTTTCGGGTACTTATGGACAATATAGAAAGGCCGGTTGTTTATTGGACCAGGCCTTTACAAATCTGTTTTACGATCCCCGGCCCTTCATAGATAAAACCTGTCCATACCTGTACCAGGCTGGCCCCGGCTTCCAATTTCTCCCTGGCGTCAGCAGCGGTAAAGATGCCGCCACTCGCGATAATGGGAATTTGTCCTCCAGACCTTTCCGCTATGTACCTAACTATTTCGGTTGACCGTTGACGTAATGGAGCACCGCTTAGTCCGCCGGCACCAATAGCATCAAGTTCTTCCCCGGTAGTTTGGAGGTTCTCGCGGCTGATGGTAGTGTTGGTTGCTACCAGGCCGTCCAGGTTGATTTCCCTAGCCAGGTCTATCACGTCGTCAATCTCTTCCCAACTAAGGTCTGGTGCTATCTTCAGTAATAAGGGCTTGGGATTGGCCTGCTGCTGATTAATGGTCTGGAGGTGGGAGAGGATCTTGTGCAAGGCATCTTTTTCCTGTAAGGCCCTCAATCCAGGTGTGTTGGGTGAACTCACATTCACCACGAAGTAATCCACCCACTCAAACAGTTCCCTGAAACAGATCTCGTAATCCTTCCAGGCATCCTCATTAGGCGTAACCTTGTTTTTCCCGATATTCCCACCAATGATCAACTGGCTGCCGGACCTGGCTGCTTTATCCCTCCATTGCTGCAATCTTTTGACGGCGGCTTTCACTCCGTCGTTATTGAAGCCCATGCGGTTGATCAGGGCCTTGTCCTTTGGCAGGCGGAAAAGCCTGGGCTTGTCATTTCCCGGCTGGGGTTGGGGGGTTACCGTACCAATCTCTACAAAGCCGAATCCCAGGGCTTCCAGTTCATTAAGGTAGCGGGCATTCTTGTCGAAACCAGCCGCCAGGCCAACGGGATTGGGGAAATCCAGTCCAAAGACATGGGTGGCCAGTTTTTCATTATTGCTTTGGAAGCCCGATGCCACCAACTTTTTCAGGGGCCTGATGGAACAACCTGCCTGAAGGCTGTTCATGGCAAAATAATGAACGGATTCAGCTGGAAACCAAAACAGAATATTGCGGAGTAACTGGTACATAACGGTTGCGAAGATACATGCTGCCCCTTCGGTTACCAAGCCGTGCAATCACCTCTTTTTTGATTTTGCCGGAATGGAATAAAGCTTAACTTTGAGATAGAAGGTTGTCTATGCAACCTTTTTGTCTTGTCATTTAAAATCGTTCAATCAACTAATCGCATTATGCAAGAAGCGTATATCGTGGCCGGTTTCCGTACGGCTGTTACCAAATCCAAGCGTGGAGGCTTTCGTTTTGTGCGTCCCGATGACCTCGCAGTAGATGTTATAAAGGGTTTGATGACTTCATTGCCACAGTTGGACCCAGCCAGGGTCGATGACCTGATCGTTGGGAATGCTGTACCTGAGGCAGAACAAGGGCTTCAGATCGGAAGGATGATCTCTGTAAGGGCATTGGGCATTGACGTGCCCGGTATGACCGTGAACCGTTATTGTGCGAGTGGTTTGGAAACAATTGCCATCGCCACTGCCAAGATCCGTTCCGGGCAGGCCGAATGTATTGTAGCAGGAGGAACGGAAAGTATGAGCATGGTGCCCACAGCGGGCTGGAAAACAGTGCCGGCTTTTAGCGTAGCCAGTGAGACGCCGGATTATTACCTCAGCATGGGTTTGACAGCGGAAGCAGTTGCTAAGGAATTCGGTATCAGCCGCGAAGCGCAGGATGAATTTTCCTATAACTCCCACCGTAAGGCCATCCATGCCATTGAATCGGGCTTCTTTAAGCCAGGAATCCTGCCTATTTCAGTGGAGCAGGTTTTCCTGGACGAAAAAGGCAGGAAGCAGAAAAAGTCATTTGTTGTTGATACGGATGAGGGCCCCAGGGCGGATACCAACCTGGAGGCGCTGGCCAAATTGAAGCCTGCATTTGCAGCCGGGGGGTGTATTACCGCCGGTAACTCATCCCAAACCAGCGATGGTGCTGCTTTTGTGGTAGTGATGAGTGAAAGGATGGTGAATGAATTGGGCCTGAAGCCCATCGCCCGGCTGGTCAGTTGTGCCAGCGCTGGTGTCCATCCCAGGATCATGGGTATAGGTCCTGTTGCTGCCATTCCTAAAGCATTGTCACAGGCAGGTATGAAACTCCAGGATATTGACCTGGTTGAACTGAACGAAGCATTCGCTTCCCAGGCTCTTGCAGTGATCAGGGAAGCCGGCCTGAACCCTGATATTGTGAACATCAATGGTGGGGCTATTGCACTGGGTCATCCCCTGGGTTGTACCGGTGCCAAGTTGACCATCCAGGTTACCCATGACATGAAGCGTCTGAACAAGAAGTATGGAATGGTTACCGCCTGTGTAGGTGGTGGCCAGGGAATTGCCGGGGTTATTGAGAATATCCAATAAGGCCAGAAAACATTTTTTTGAAAAGCCGCACCGACTGAAAGTGCGGCTTTTTTGCTCCCGGGCAGGGGTAATCCTTATTGGTAATTGGGTATTTTTATTTTTTTCGGCCTTTTTTCCACCTATAAGTAGATACCCTTAATTCAGGCCTGGTAAGGGTTTGCGGCAAACGGCCAAAGATGGCCGGCAGATCAGGCTTTTTGCCGGCACTTTAGGTAATATTAAAAAATGGTTTCTTTGTAAATCATTATCCAATAATTGAAAAAAACCATTAAACAGTTTCAGGCCATGATCACGGTTTTTATTACGGATGACCACGAGATGTACCTGGAAGGCCTTTCACTTTTACTGCAAAAACAACCGGACATAAAAGTTACGGGGACAAGTTTGTCAGGTGCTGCCTTACTGGACCAATTGGGTGTTGTTAATGCCGATATCCTCCTGCTGGATGTAAACCTTCCGGACATGGAGGAAGAGGAACTGATCAAGCAGATCAGGTCAAGGATGCCCCAGCAGAAGATCATTTACCTCACCCTCATGAGGGGTACCCGCTATGTCCATAAACTCCTGAAGTATAATGTCCAGGGCTATATCCTGAAAAATGCCAGTGTAGATGAACTGATCAGTGCGATCCGCACCGTTGCAGGAGGGGGTTCCTATTACAGCAAGGAAATCGATATCCTGAATGAGGATAATTTTCGGAACACCCTTACCATCGAGGACAAGAAGGTAGATGAGATCCTTTCCAAAAGGGAAATCGAGGTCCTGAAACTGGTTTGCAAGGAGTTTTCCAATGCTGAGATCGCGAAAAAACTATTCCTGAGCATCAGCACGGTCGAAACCCACCGCAAGAACCTGATCGCCAAATTGGGTGTGCAAAATACCGTTGGACTGGTTAAATTCGCTTTGAAGAACAAGCTCATAGACTAATTCCTTGTTCTCCGGGTGATGTATTGCGGAACCTAACCTTCATATACCTTGTTTTTCTTGTTTCTTTTGCCCGGGCGCAAAAGGCTGATACAATATTCCTCAAAAGCCTGTATGATCGCAGTATTGCGTTTGACGAAAGCAAGATCGACTCCATTGGGTACAATGCCGGGCTAATAGAAGAAACTTCCTCACGCATCGGTTTCCCAAAAGGGAAGGTCTTGGCCCTGCGATTGAAGGGCTTGCAACAGGAATACCTTGGTAATTACGAGAATGCCATTTCTTTTTATTTCGCAACCTTGTCTGCTTCCCGTGAAGGCGGTTACCAGGAATATGAAATGTCGGCACTGAGCGACCTCGCGATCGCCTACACAGAGATCAAGCAGTACTCCCGAGCACGTGATTTCTACCTTGACTGCCTTAAGATTTCCGAAAGGAATGGGGAGGTTTCCAACCTTATCTCGGGGTACAGTAATATCGGGGCCATCTACAACCTTCTCAATATGCCCGATAGCGCCTTATATTATTTACGAAGGGCAGCGGAGCTGGCACAACAATTCAATCACCACGATTCCGACCCTTTCATCAACAATAATTTAGGGAACGTTTACTTTAAGAAAAAGGATTTTGCCAAGTCCCTGGAGTATTTCAGGAACAACCTGGTCTTGCATTTACAGGACGGGAATGAATCGAACTTATGGACCGATTACCTCAACCTGAGTGATGCGTTCATTGAACTGAAACAATTCGATTCAGCCAGGCATTACGCCGACCTTGCCTTGTCCAATGCCCGATCACTTCATTCCCGGCAAAAGGAAGCTGATACCTATTCCATTTTTGCAAAGTTATATGAGCGGCTGGGCCAATACCGGAAAGCATATGAATTCCAGCAGCAATGGTACCAATTGGATACTGCTTTGGTAAATGAGTCAACCAATAACACCATCGCCCAGATGCAGGAGCGGCTCCATGCCCGGGACAGGGAACAGCAAAACAAACTCTTGCTTGCGGCCGTGGAGCAGGAAAAATTACGCAATAAGGTCATTACGTTTGTTGCAATAGGAGCCGGTGCAGTGCTGGTGCTGGTAGCGTTTTTCCTGGTTTGGTACCGTCGGGCAAACAAAAAGCTCAAGGAGGTCAATACTGTCATCGTTAAACAAAAGGAAAAGCTGGTCACCCTCAACCATGAGAAAAATGCATTGATCAGCATTGTGTCCCATGACCTTTCCACTCCATTTGCCAGTATTGCCATGTGGAGCCAGTTATTGACAGAAGAAGCCGATCTGAACCCAGAGCAACGGAATGCGCTTCAAAAGATCAGGGTGTCTGCTTTGAATGGCGAGAAGCTGATCAGGAATATCCTTGAAGTGGAGAAAGGTGGTACTTCAGGGAAAAATCTGGAACTCGAAGAGACCGATCTGCGGGCTTATCTGGGGTACCTTGCTGAATTCCATTTTCCAGCCGCTGGACAGAAGAATATCACGGTCAGGGTAGAAGGTCCTGAAGAATTCTTCCTTTTGACCGACCAGGACCTCCTGAAAAGGATAGTGGATAATCTGCTCTCAAACGCAATCAAATATTCCCCCTCCGGGAAGCGGGTTGTACTTAGTTACGGGGAGACCGAAGCCGATACCTGGATCAGTGTCCAGGATGAAGGATTGGGAATACCCGTTGATGAACAAGAGTTGCTGTTCAAGAAATATGCCCAGTTGTCTTCGCGTCCCACAGCCGGTGAAAGCTCTACCGGACTTGGCCTATCGATTGTAAAAAGGTTGGTCAATGAACTGAACGGGACCATCCATTTCACCAGCGCCCCCGGCGAAGGATCTGTTTTCACAGTTCGCTTCCCTAAATAAAAAAAGAAACATTGTTGCAAATTTTCCCTTTTCCCTTAGTTTTGTGACCCACAAACAAACTAGTTGAAAAGTCTATTGAAATATAGCCTTCTTGTCTTCCTGTTGATGCCTGTTTACGCTTCGGCGCAGTGTGTCCTTCGGTTTAGCGGGGTAGTGACAGATGCGGACACCAGGGAGAAACTGAAAGGGGCAACAGTAACGATAAGGGAGACCAGGAAGGAACTGGTAACGGATGAGAAGGGAAGGTTCCAGGTGGAAGGCCTCTGTCCCGGGAGCTACAATATCCTGATCACCCATGTGGGTTGCCAACCTTTGGAAGCGCATATCCATATCAAGGATGACCTGCACCAGGATTTTGAACTGCCACATGCACAATCCCAGCTTTCCGAGGTAACGGTAGTGGGTGCAGCCAGTTCAAGGGGGACCGCCATCACCGGTGAAATAAAGGGCAGGAATCTGGAAGCTGTCAGGGGACTCAGCCTTGGGGAATCGCTCAAACAGGTTCCGGGAGTAAGTGTTTTACAGACCGGTTCAAATATTTACAAGCCGGTGATCCATGGGATGCATAGTAACAGGGTAGTGATCCTCAACAATGGTATCCGGCAGGAAGGGCAGCAATGGGGAAGTGAGCATGCGCCTGAAGTGGATCCTTATATTGCCAATCGCCTGACCGTTATCAAAGGAGCCAGTTCCCTGCGTTATGGAGGGGATGCCATAGGGGGAGTTGTTTTAGTGGAGCCCAGGTTATTGCCTGCTACCCCCGGAATTAAAGGCGAATTGAATGCTGCTATGTTCAGCAATAATTGGCAAGGGGTACTGTCCGGAATCATTGAAGGCAATTCGAGGAAGCATCCCGCCTTCAGCTGGCGACTGCAGTCATCCGTGAAAAGGGGAGGAAATGGCAGGACGGCCGATTATTGGTTGGACAATAGCGGGGTGTCTGAGTTCAATTTTTCTGTTGCGGCAGGATTACAGCAGGAGAAGAAGGGTGTTGAGGTCTTTTACAGCCAGTTCAATACCCGCCTGGGAATCTTCAGGGGATCACATATAGGCAATGTTTCCGACCTGGAACAAGTGATTGAGAATGGTGAACCACCTGAATACATCAAAAATGTAGGGTTTACTTATGAAATTGATCGCCCCTACCAAAAAGTGCAGCACCAGTTACTGAAAATTAAATCCTACCTGAATACCGGTGAGATCGGACGCTTGAACCTGGTACTTTCCGGTCAGTATAACAGCCGGCAGGAGTACGATATCAAACGATTTGCTTCCAGTCCGGATGTCCCACAACTGGACCTCACCATTGGAACAGTAGGTGCTGACCTTGTTTGGGATCATCATTCTTTCCGGAACATCAGGGGTACCATTGGGGTTACCGGTTCCTACCAGGAGAATGACTCTTATCGCCAGCGGGTTTTTATTCCCAATTACCAGGCTTACAATGCCGGCGCCTTTATCATTGAAAAATGGAGTAAGGGTCGTTGGTTGGTAGATGGCGGGTTGCGTTACGATATCCGTTCCATCTATAATGTAAACGATAACCTTGGCCGGGAATATGACAGCAGGTATTTCAGCAATCTTTCTTCCAATGCCGGGTTGACCTATCGTTGGCGTGATGATTTGAAGACCACGCTGAATTTTTCAACTGCATGGAGGGCGCCACAAGTAAATGAATTGTATGCGAATGGCCTTCACCATAGTGCGGCAAGGGTTGAATCAGGTGATCCTTCCCTGGGCCCTGAAAGGGCAAACAGCTGGTTGTTGAACCTGTTGTACAATACTTCGAAATGGGACATCGATCTCGGTTTTTATCATAAGGATATCGTTGATTTTATTTACCTGGCACCAACCTATCCACCTGTATTGACGATCAGGGGCGCATTCCCTGCTTTTGAATACAGACAGACAGATGCCAGGCTGAATGGGTTGGATGCTGCTGTGGGTTATTCCTTCAATGCCCATATCAAAGCTACCCTTAAGGCCTCCCTTTTAAGGGCCTGGGATAAGCGGGCAGATGACTGGATCATCCAGATGCC is drawn from Flavihumibacter rivuli and contains these coding sequences:
- a CDS encoding sensor histidine kinase, with the protein product MALRLKGLQQEYLGNYENAISFYFATLSASREGGYQEYEMSALSDLAIAYTEIKQYSRARDFYLDCLKISERNGEVSNLISGYSNIGAIYNLLNMPDSALYYLRRAAELAQQFNHHDSDPFINNNLGNVYFKKKDFAKSLEYFRNNLVLHLQDGNESNLWTDYLNLSDAFIELKQFDSARHYADLALSNARSLHSRQKEADTYSIFAKLYERLGQYRKAYEFQQQWYQLDTALVNESTNNTIAQMQERLHARDREQQNKLLLAAVEQEKLRNKVITFVAIGAGAVLVLVAFFLVWYRRANKKLKEVNTVIVKQKEKLVTLNHEKNALISIVSHDLSTPFASIAMWSQLLTEEADLNPEQRNALQKIRVSALNGEKLIRNILEVEKGGTSGKNLELEETDLRAYLGYLAEFHFPAAGQKNITVRVEGPEEFFLLTDQDLLKRIVDNLLSNAIKYSPSGKRVVLSYGETEADTWISVQDEGLGIPVDEQELLFKKYAQLSSRPTAGESSTGLGLSIVKRLVNELNGTIHFTSAPGEGSVFTVRFPK
- a CDS encoding TonB-dependent receptor, with translation MKSLLKYSLLVFLLMPVYASAQCVLRFSGVVTDADTREKLKGATVTIRETRKELVTDEKGRFQVEGLCPGSYNILITHVGCQPLEAHIHIKDDLHQDFELPHAQSQLSEVTVVGAASSRGTAITGEIKGRNLEAVRGLSLGESLKQVPGVSVLQTGSNIYKPVIHGMHSNRVVILNNGIRQEGQQWGSEHAPEVDPYIANRLTVIKGASSLRYGGDAIGGVVLVEPRLLPATPGIKGELNAAMFSNNWQGVLSGIIEGNSRKHPAFSWRLQSSVKRGGNGRTADYWLDNSGVSEFNFSVAAGLQQEKKGVEVFYSQFNTRLGIFRGSHIGNVSDLEQVIENGEPPEYIKNVGFTYEIDRPYQKVQHQLLKIKSYLNTGEIGRLNLVLSGQYNSRQEYDIKRFASSPDVPQLDLTIGTVGADLVWDHHSFRNIRGTIGVTGSYQENDSYRQRVFIPNYQAYNAGAFIIEKWSKGRWLVDGGLRYDIRSIYNVNDNLGREYDSRYFSNLSSNAGLTYRWRDDLKTTLNFSTAWRAPQVNELYANGLHHSAARVESGDPSLGPERANSWLLNLLYNTSKWDIDLGFYHKDIVDFIYLAPTYPPVLTIRGAFPAFEYRQTDARLNGLDAAVGYSFNAHIKATLKASLLRAWDKRADDWIIQMPADRYEAELQYDFGNTGKWQESYIKLGFTQVMEQTRVPSTGNIEKPQPDGSIQYVSDYAPPPPAYFLTSLEAGTGLMLGKQPVNLVLTVSNLFDVAYRDYMNAFRYFSLDMGRNIGLKFKVPLGNDNHHNH
- a CDS encoding response regulator; this encodes MITVFITDDHEMYLEGLSLLLQKQPDIKVTGTSLSGAALLDQLGVVNADILLLDVNLPDMEEEELIKQIRSRMPQQKIIYLTLMRGTRYVHKLLKYNVQGYILKNASVDELISAIRTVAGGGSYYSKEIDILNEDNFRNTLTIEDKKVDEILSKREIEVLKLVCKEFSNAEIAKKLFLSISTVETHRKNLIAKLGVQNTVGLVKFALKNKLID
- a CDS encoding quinone-dependent dihydroorotate dehydrogenase, which translates into the protein MYQLLRNILFWFPAESVHYFAMNSLQAGCSIRPLKKLVASGFQSNNEKLATHVFGLDFPNPVGLAAGFDKNARYLNELEALGFGFVEIGTVTPQPQPGNDKPRLFRLPKDKALINRMGFNNDGVKAAVKRLQQWRDKAARSGSQLIIGGNIGKNKVTPNEDAWKDYEICFRELFEWVDYFVVNVSSPNTPGLRALQEKDALHKILSHLQTINQQQANPKPLLLKIAPDLSWEEIDDVIDLAREINLDGLVATNTTISRENLQTTGEELDAIGAGGLSGAPLRQRSTEIVRYIAERSGGQIPIIASGGIFTAADAREKLEAGASLVQVWTGFIYEGPGIVKQICKGLVQ
- a CDS encoding thiolase family protein; protein product: MQEAYIVAGFRTAVTKSKRGGFRFVRPDDLAVDVIKGLMTSLPQLDPARVDDLIVGNAVPEAEQGLQIGRMISVRALGIDVPGMTVNRYCASGLETIAIATAKIRSGQAECIVAGGTESMSMVPTAGWKTVPAFSVASETPDYYLSMGLTAEAVAKEFGISREAQDEFSYNSHRKAIHAIESGFFKPGILPISVEQVFLDEKGRKQKKSFVVDTDEGPRADTNLEALAKLKPAFAAGGCITAGNSSQTSDGAAFVVVMSERMVNELGLKPIARLVSCASAGVHPRIMGIGPVAAIPKALSQAGMKLQDIDLVELNEAFASQALAVIREAGLNPDIVNINGGAIALGHPLGCTGAKLTIQVTHDMKRLNKKYGMVTACVGGGQGIAGVIENIQ